In Archangium violaceum, the following are encoded in one genomic region:
- a CDS encoding TldD/PmbA family protein, with translation MDWFVERREVIEVAHQRSGLRVQEPTCERGYAVRRSTSGGSEQEWTELANGTLPPGALPAEVAGRARELLSPEPAPSDGTREAEVVRRLVDTARAAGAAHLDVLLREVDQRVLISRETHLVEDRRRYALLEVKAFHTTEGGLAELWRCAAHPDGGRLYAALPELESLVERMVRQLQEHSPAVPCPTGPLPVVFPPGAASACFFHEVCGHPLEGDVVARGGSYLSRRLGQRVAEPFVSISDDPTDGHGALVYTCDDEGHAAQPVPLLQEGCVGSPLLDERSASELGRAPNGHGRRVGFKHPPLPRMAHTRVEPHQGHLEALLADIPHGLLVRHLTPRHMNLLSGDFSFYIVEAQEIREGRPGRFVSPGILEGNGLAALAGIDALGGDLQNLFATRGCRKLDHGPLPVSFGQPTVRFRQLHVRPWR, from the coding sequence CTGGATTGGTTCGTGGAACGGCGCGAGGTCATCGAGGTGGCCCACCAGCGCTCGGGGCTGCGCGTGCAGGAGCCCACCTGTGAGCGTGGCTACGCCGTCCGCCGGAGCACCTCCGGAGGCAGCGAGCAGGAGTGGACGGAGCTCGCCAACGGCACGCTCCCGCCCGGGGCCCTGCCCGCGGAGGTGGCTGGACGAGCGCGCGAGCTGCTCTCCCCCGAGCCGGCCCCGTCGGACGGCACCCGGGAGGCGGAGGTGGTGCGGCGGCTCGTGGACACGGCCCGGGCCGCGGGCGCGGCGCACCTGGACGTGCTGCTGCGCGAGGTGGACCAGCGCGTCCTCATCTCCCGCGAGACACACCTCGTCGAGGACCGCCGCCGCTACGCGCTCCTCGAGGTGAAGGCGTTTCACACCACCGAGGGCGGACTGGCGGAGCTGTGGCGCTGCGCGGCCCATCCGGACGGAGGGCGGCTGTACGCGGCACTGCCAGAGCTGGAGTCCCTCGTGGAGCGCATGGTGCGGCAGCTCCAGGAGCACAGCCCCGCCGTGCCGTGCCCCACCGGCCCGCTTCCCGTGGTGTTCCCCCCCGGAGCGGCCTCCGCCTGCTTCTTCCACGAGGTGTGTGGACACCCGCTGGAGGGCGATGTCGTCGCTCGGGGAGGCTCCTACCTCTCGCGCCGCCTCGGGCAGCGCGTGGCCGAGCCCTTCGTCTCCATCTCGGACGATCCAACCGATGGTCACGGGGCGCTCGTGTACACCTGTGACGACGAGGGCCACGCCGCGCAACCGGTGCCGCTGCTCCAGGAGGGATGCGTCGGCTCGCCCCTGCTGGACGAGCGGAGCGCCAGCGAGCTGGGACGCGCGCCCAACGGACATGGCCGACGGGTGGGGTTCAAGCACCCTCCCCTGCCCCGCATGGCGCACACCCGCGTCGAGCCGCACCAGGGCCACCTGGAGGCGCTGCTGGCCGACATTCCGCACGGGCTGCTGGTGCGCCACCTGACGCCCCGCCACATGAACCTCCTGTCGGGGGACTTCAGCTTCTACATCGTCGAGGCCCAGGAGATCCGCGAGGGCCGGCCGGGGCGGTTCGTGTCGCCCGGTATTCTCGAGGGCAACGGTCTGGCGGCCCTGGCCGGTATCGATGCGCTTGGCGGGGACCTCCAGAACCTGTTCGCCACCCGGGGCTGCCGCAAGCTCGACCATGGTCCGCTGCCAGTGTCGTTCGGACAGCCCACCGTGCGCTTCCGCCAGCTCCATGTGCGGCCCTGGCGCTAG
- a CDS encoding aromatic ring-hydroxylating oxygenase subunit alpha yields the protein MRSYEEAFSPYWHPVAYSHELKERPLAARLLGTELVVWRTGSGVSATQRYCAHRGADLCAGDVVGEGLRCAFHGWTYGQDGRCVRIPSQPGAPIPSGAALRSFHAAERYGLIWVCLAPQPAAPLPHWPELEDGSAATVALPRLDWNISAGRMVEIVLDVTHLSWVHRGTFGNPEQQEVPPYEVERRPDGLRAQITYPALAPGLEGAPPKVDKTMLTYEVVFPFAARLAFKPTLFFKHTVFAIASPWSEEKMQCFYFASYHPGLRMFPDIFVKSELAILEQDRLVAEAQRPRAHPLDFSGEVHVRADRLPIEYRRGVIALRLGRPVDAPVPG from the coding sequence GTGCGTTCCTACGAAGAGGCCTTCTCCCCGTACTGGCATCCCGTTGCCTACTCGCATGAGCTGAAGGAGCGCCCGCTCGCCGCGCGCCTGCTGGGCACCGAGCTGGTCGTCTGGCGTACCGGCTCGGGTGTCTCCGCCACGCAGCGCTACTGCGCGCACCGGGGCGCGGACCTGTGCGCCGGTGACGTGGTGGGCGAGGGTCTGCGCTGTGCCTTCCATGGCTGGACGTACGGGCAGGACGGACGCTGCGTGCGGATTCCCTCGCAGCCCGGCGCGCCCATTCCGTCTGGCGCTGCGCTGCGCTCGTTCCATGCCGCCGAGCGTTACGGCCTCATCTGGGTGTGCCTGGCGCCACAGCCCGCGGCGCCGCTGCCCCACTGGCCAGAGCTGGAGGACGGGAGCGCGGCCACCGTCGCGTTGCCTCGCCTGGACTGGAACATCTCCGCGGGCCGCATGGTGGAGATCGTCCTGGACGTCACGCACCTGTCCTGGGTGCACCGGGGGACCTTCGGCAACCCGGAGCAGCAGGAGGTGCCTCCTTATGAGGTGGAGCGCCGCCCGGATGGGCTGCGCGCGCAGATCACCTACCCCGCGCTCGCGCCCGGCCTCGAGGGAGCCCCTCCCAAGGTGGACAAGACCATGCTGACATATGAGGTGGTGTTCCCCTTCGCCGCGCGCCTGGCCTTCAAGCCCACGCTCTTCTTCAAGCACACGGTGTTCGCCATCGCCTCGCCCTGGTCGGAGGAGAAGATGCAGTGCTTCTACTTCGCCTCCTACCACCCGGGGCTGCGGATGTTCCCGGACATCTTCGTGAAGTCGGAGCTGGCCATCCTCGAGCAGGATCGCCTCGTCGCCGAGGCGCAGCGGCCCAGGGCCCACCCGCTGGACTTCTCCGGTGAGGTGCACGTCCGGGCGGACCGCCTGCCCATCGAGTACCGGCGCGGGGTGATCGCGCTCCGCCTGGGCCGGCCCGTCGATGCTCCTGTTCCTGGTTGA
- a CDS encoding Xan family putative trans-acting RiPP leader peptide, with protein sequence MAFEETPPTPVVAAEVSTPATQVASVHVAAAAAPEKLDELEEINFLLEEIESKIAPLALA encoded by the coding sequence ATGGCGTTTGAAGAGACCCCCCCCACGCCAGTCGTCGCCGCCGAGGTGTCCACTCCCGCCACCCAGGTGGCTTCCGTTCACGTTGCCGCCGCCGCGGCCCCGGAGAAGCTCGACGAACTCGAGGAGATCAACTTCCTTCTCGAGGAGATCGAGAGCAAGATCGCCCCGCTCGCGCTCGCGTGA
- a CDS encoding cupin-like domain-containing protein has product MTLPPLPFEAKPPRRLHQPSAEEFWSRAFEEPLVLTGCMEDWRLLRELRASDTFARKLGVLGPLFGEKPVTFHQMPRRTEGHYHFQKDRLEGRTFGQPARDVPFDVFARQLLRSLEGGSDDYVYLQSHLVEQGTPLRESLGPRILPFLKEQQAFPRMWIGSNGQVVNLHYDDFVNFICMVEGTKRVTLFAPELLPSMYHAPFDDMLEQAQASHVRLLEPDLERFPRFREALREARVAVVNPGEVLYIPPMWWHHVESFGLNVMVNNWVFEEHFDLVVQMQENLTRAIRLFIHHPSEQRARELEHYRRTVFAPGVASTPKPAEDGNPLARHRAETRELVARMPDFLRRQVALYYEHFVFQVSGDPIPSQPGAFAAMVERKARVASFFARE; this is encoded by the coding sequence ATGACCCTGCCGCCGCTCCCGTTCGAGGCGAAGCCCCCTCGTCGACTCCACCAACCCAGCGCCGAGGAGTTCTGGTCGAGGGCCTTCGAGGAGCCGCTGGTGCTGACGGGCTGCATGGAGGACTGGCGGCTGCTGCGGGAGCTGCGGGCCAGCGACACCTTCGCGCGGAAGCTGGGCGTGCTCGGCCCCCTCTTCGGAGAGAAGCCGGTGACGTTCCACCAGATGCCCCGGCGCACGGAAGGGCACTACCACTTCCAGAAGGACAGGCTGGAGGGCAGGACGTTCGGCCAGCCCGCCCGGGACGTGCCGTTCGACGTGTTCGCGCGGCAGTTGCTGCGCAGCCTGGAGGGCGGCTCGGACGACTACGTCTACCTGCAGTCGCACCTGGTGGAGCAGGGAACCCCGCTGCGTGAGTCCCTGGGGCCTCGAATCCTGCCCTTCCTGAAGGAGCAGCAGGCGTTCCCGCGCATGTGGATCGGCTCCAACGGGCAGGTGGTGAACCTGCACTACGACGACTTCGTGAACTTCATCTGCATGGTCGAGGGGACGAAGCGGGTGACGCTGTTCGCGCCCGAGCTGCTCCCGTCCATGTACCACGCGCCCTTCGACGACATGCTCGAGCAGGCGCAGGCGAGCCACGTGCGGTTGCTGGAGCCGGACCTCGAGCGCTTCCCGCGCTTCCGCGAGGCGCTGCGCGAGGCCCGCGTGGCGGTCGTCAATCCCGGGGAGGTGCTCTACATCCCGCCCATGTGGTGGCACCACGTCGAGTCCTTCGGGCTCAACGTCATGGTCAACAACTGGGTGTTCGAGGAGCACTTCGACCTGGTGGTCCAGATGCAGGAGAACCTGACACGGGCCATCCGGCTGTTCATCCACCACCCCTCGGAGCAGCGGGCCCGGGAGCTGGAGCACTACCGGCGCACGGTCTTCGCGCCCGGCGTGGCCTCCACGCCCAAGCCGGCGGAGGACGGCAACCCGCTCGCGCGACACCGGGCCGAGACGCGGGAGCTGGTGGCGCGCATGCCGGACTTCCTGCGCCGGCAGGTCGCGCTCTACTACGAGCACTTCGTCTTCCAGGTGTCCGGAGACCCCATCCCCTCCCAGCCCGGAGCCTTCGCCGCCATGGTGGAGCGCAAGGCCCGCGTGGCCTCCTTCTTCGCGCGGGAGTGA